From the Gemmatimonadaceae bacterium genome, one window contains:
- a CDS encoding isoprenylcysteine carboxylmethyltransferase family protein — MTDSDSTAPDNAGVHVPPPLIYLTAFAVGMFVQRAVPRTLLPSGEARSAAVVLGVAWAVLTVWTMTCFRRAHTSVIPVKPTSALVIKGPFRITRNPLYLGLVLLYAGVSLWLNALWPFVLLLPLIVIIQTYAIAREERYLERKFGDAYRDYRRRVRRWI; from the coding sequence ATGACCGACTCCGATTCCACCGCGCCGGACAACGCCGGCGTGCACGTACCGCCGCCGCTCATCTATCTGACGGCGTTCGCCGTCGGAATGTTCGTGCAGCGCGCCGTGCCCCGCACCCTGTTGCCGTCGGGCGAGGCGCGCTCGGCGGCGGTCGTGCTGGGCGTGGCGTGGGCCGTGCTCACGGTGTGGACCATGACCTGCTTCCGGCGGGCGCACACGAGCGTCATCCCGGTCAAGCCGACCTCGGCGCTCGTCATCAAGGGGCCGTTCCGGATCACGCGCAATCCGCTCTATCTGGGCCTCGTGCTGCTCTATGCGGGCGTGTCGCTCTGGCTGAACGCGCTCTGGCCGTTCGTCCTGCTGCTGCCGCTGATCGTGATCATCCAGACGTACGCGATCGCCCGCGAAGAGCGCTACCTGGAGCGCAAGTTCGGCGACGCGTACCGC